In one window of Eleutherodactylus coqui strain aEleCoq1 chromosome 10, aEleCoq1.hap1, whole genome shotgun sequence DNA:
- the ST6GALNAC4 gene encoding alpha-N-acetyl-neuraminyl-2,3-beta-galactosyl-1,3-N-acetyl-galactosaminide alpha-2,6-sialyltransferase yields the protein MKILGRVCAASLLLCVILWLCWIKANIKEPAERRPSFLPHVLQLWGYSRLPDGEPLVRNSCKTCAVVSSSGQMLSSSLGPQIDQAECVLRMNTAPTFGYESDVGSRSTLRVVSHTSVPLLLRNQTYFFQHSQDTVYVIWGPPRQMDTDQGITYRALLQAKGKFPGVNIYTLTQNMMAHCDQVFQNETGKNRAMSGTFLSTGWFTMILAMELCEEVSVYGMVSENYCRDRSHPPVPYHYYEKGRLDECTTYMMHERASRGAHRFITEKAVFSRWARRKRIYFKHPSWEA from the exons ATGAAGATCTTG GGCCGGGTGTGTGCGGCGAGCCTGCTGCTTTGTGTCATCCTCTGGTTGTGCTGGATTAAAGCAAACATCAAGGAGCCGGCGGAGCGTCGGCCATCTTTTCTACCTCATGTACTGCAGCTCTGGGGATACAGTCGTCTTCCAGATGGCGAG CCTCTGGTCAGGAATTCGTGTAAGACCTGCGCGGTGGTGTCCAGCTCCGGGCAGATGCTTAGTTCTAGCCTGGGGCCGCAGATTGACCAGGCGGAGTGCGTCCTGCGTATGAACACGGCTCCTACCTTTGGCTATGAGTCTGATGTgggcagccgcagcaccctgaGGGTCGTGTCTCACACAAGTGTGCCCCTTCTGCTACGCAACCAGACATACTTCTTCCAGCACTCCCAAGACACCGTCTATGTCATATGGGGACCCCCGCGACAGATGGACACTGACCAGGGGATTACATATCGCGCCTTGCTGCAAGCTAAGGGCAAATTTCCTGGAGTGAATATCTACACCCTGACACAGAATATGATGGCCCACTGTGACCAGGTCTTCCAGAATGAAACCGGCAAGAACAG AGCCATGTCTGGTACGTTTCTTAGCACTGGCTGGTTCACTATGATTCTGGCCATGGAGctgtgtgaggaggtctcggtGTACGGGATGGTCAGCGAGAACTACTGCAG GGATCGCTCACACCCGCCGGTGCCTTACCACTACTATGAGAAGGGACGGCTGGACGAATGCACGACGTACATGATGCACGAGAGAGCGTCGCGGGGAGCCCACCGCTTCATCACCGAGAAGGCTGTCTTCTCCCGCTGGGCCCGCAGGAAACGGATCTATTTTAAACACCCCTCCTGGGAGGCCTGA